In Saccharothrix violaceirubra, the following are encoded in one genomic region:
- a CDS encoding acylphosphatase has translation MVGVEQVRLTVWVRGHVQGVGFRWWTRARALELGLVGSASNLADGRVEVNAQGSRTACDGLLTLLRSGATPGRVDAAVERWSTPRVGVTGFVER, from the coding sequence GTGGTTGGAGTAGAGCAGGTTCGCCTGACTGTGTGGGTGCGCGGACACGTTCAGGGAGTCGGGTTTCGGTGGTGGACCCGGGCCCGAGCGCTCGAACTCGGCCTGGTCGGCTCGGCGTCGAACCTCGCCGACGGCCGCGTGGAGGTCAACGCCCAGGGCTCGCGCACGGCGTGCGACGGGCTGCTGACGCTGTTGCGGTCGGGTGCGACGCCCGGCCGGGTCGACGCCGCCGTCGAGCGCTGGTCGACGCCACGCGTCGGCGTCACGGGTTTCGTCGAGCGTTGA
- a CDS encoding CAP domain-containing protein translates to MTARRGNRSVIGILVGLLLGAAGATGVAVASPAHFTSVGDEPDDATSHAAGAVGAPSSTTVAVPATTTASRTATVTTAPVTTTTTVTTTTTTVATTTTTVAPTTTTRPADLPAAAQVVELVNGERASAGCPALKVDDRITAAAQGHSADMAERGYFSHDTPEGVDFAARMRTAGYSRPGGENIAKGQRSPEAVMSAWMNSDGHRRNILDCSFTAIGVGLDTRGWYWTQDFGR, encoded by the coding sequence GTGACAGCCCGACGCGGTAACCGATCGGTGATCGGCATCCTCGTGGGCCTGCTGCTGGGAGCGGCGGGTGCGACCGGGGTCGCCGTGGCGAGCCCCGCCCACTTCACCTCCGTCGGCGACGAACCGGACGACGCGACTAGCCACGCGGCGGGCGCGGTCGGTGCGCCGAGTTCGACCACTGTCGCGGTCCCCGCGACGACGACAGCGTCGCGTACCGCGACCGTGACCACGGCACCGGTAACGACCACCACCACCGTGACCACCACGACGACGACCGTCGCCACGACGACCACGACGGTCGCACCGACCACCACCACGCGCCCGGCAGACTTGCCGGCCGCCGCGCAGGTGGTCGAACTCGTGAACGGGGAACGCGCGTCGGCCGGGTGCCCGGCGCTCAAGGTCGACGACCGGATCACCGCCGCCGCGCAGGGCCACAGCGCCGACATGGCGGAACGCGGCTACTTTTCCCACGACACGCCGGAAGGCGTGGACTTCGCGGCGCGGATGCGCACGGCGGGCTACTCCCGTCCCGGCGGCGAGAACATCGCCAAGGGTCAGCGGTCCCCCGAGGCGGTCATGTCGGCGTGGATGAACTCGGACGGGCACCGGCGCAACATCCTGGACTGCTCGTTCACCGCCATCGGGGTCGGTCTGGACACCCGCGGCTGGTACTGGACCCAGGATTTCGGCCGGTAG
- a CDS encoding response regulator — protein sequence MTKVLVVDDEPQIVRALRINLSARGYRVLTASDGASALAVAAEGRPDVVVLDLGLPDLDGTEVISGLRGWTTVPIIVLSARTDSTDKVEALDAGADDYVTKPFGMDELLARLRAAVRRSAVSHDVGDPVVRTASFVVDLAAKKVHREGVEVHLTPTEWGVLELLARNQGRLVAQKQLLQEVWGPAYAKETHYLRVYLAQLRRKLEPEPARPRHLVTEPGMGYRFEP from the coding sequence GTGACGAAGGTGCTCGTGGTCGACGACGAACCGCAGATCGTGCGCGCGTTGCGGATCAACCTGTCGGCGCGCGGCTACCGGGTGCTGACCGCCTCCGACGGCGCGTCCGCGTTGGCGGTCGCGGCCGAGGGACGGCCGGACGTGGTCGTGCTCGACCTCGGGCTGCCCGACCTGGACGGCACCGAGGTGATCTCGGGCCTGCGCGGGTGGACCACCGTGCCGATCATCGTGCTGTCGGCGCGCACCGACTCGACCGACAAGGTCGAGGCGCTCGACGCGGGCGCCGACGACTACGTGACCAAGCCGTTCGGCATGGACGAACTGCTCGCCCGCCTGCGTGCCGCCGTGCGCCGGTCCGCGGTGTCGCACGACGTCGGCGACCCGGTCGTGCGCACCGCGTCGTTCGTGGTCGACCTGGCGGCGAAGAAGGTGCACCGCGAGGGCGTCGAGGTGCACCTGACGCCGACGGAGTGGGGCGTGCTGGAGCTGCTGGCCCGCAACCAGGGCCGGCTTGTCGCGCAGAAGCAGCTCCTCCAGGAGGTGTGGGGACCCGCGTACGCGAAGGAGACCCACTACCTGCGCGTGTACCTGGCGCAGTTGCGTCGCAAGCTCGAACCGGAACCCGCGCGTCCGCGGCACCTGGTGACCGAACCCGGCATGGGGTACCGGTTCGAGCCGTGA
- a CDS encoding anti-sigma factor family protein, producing MSCAHTVSLGAYLLGALDPAERSAFERHLDGCVTCPREMVRLAPLPGLLSQVRPEDLEPTARPPVPPPAVRRPTRPRLPLLAGAATLLVVLAAAVVLGLRFAGADEPVTWRATDTATGVSARADLVGRSWGTELWVSTDNVPKGSRCKLVVHDRDGRTEVGGWWGADRDAGARIPGSTSFDVDRIDRLDVVVDSTVVVTVRR from the coding sequence GTGAGCTGTGCACACACCGTGTCGCTCGGCGCCTACCTGCTCGGCGCCCTCGACCCCGCCGAGCGCTCGGCGTTCGAACGGCACCTGGACGGCTGCGTCACGTGCCCGCGCGAGATGGTGCGCCTCGCACCGCTGCCCGGTCTGCTCAGCCAGGTCCGGCCGGAGGACCTGGAACCGACCGCCCGTCCGCCGGTCCCGCCGCCGGCCGTGCGCCGGCCGACACGCCCACGACTGCCGCTGCTCGCCGGTGCCGCGACGCTGCTGGTCGTGCTCGCCGCCGCGGTCGTGCTCGGTCTCCGGTTCGCCGGTGCCGACGAGCCGGTCACGTGGCGCGCGACGGACACCGCGACCGGGGTGAGCGCGCGGGCCGACCTCGTGGGCCGGTCGTGGGGCACCGAACTGTGGGTGAGCACCGACAACGTGCCGAAGGGCAGCCGCTGCAAACTCGTCGTGCACGACCGCGACGGCCGCACCGAGGTGGGCGGCTGGTGGGGCGCCGACCGCGACGCCGGCGCGCGGATCCCGGGCAGCACGTCGTTCGACGTCGACCGGATCGACCGGCTCGACGTGGTGGTCGATTCGACCGTCGTGGTGACCGTCCGGAGATGA
- a CDS encoding NAD(P)/FAD-dependent oxidoreductase: protein MAEHIVVVGGGYTGLAAAKLLARWTEAEVTLVNDRDRFVERVRLHEFAAGRTPHDLPLTGLLDGTGVRLVVDRVTRIDADTREITLETGRLHYDRLVYALGSRADLDSVPGAREHAFTVATREEAERLRVNLTTARSVVVIGGGLTGIEAAAELAEAHPHLAVTLATGGVFGGALSAKGRRHLRRVFDRLGVTVVDDARVTEVRADGVVLADREITADTVVWTAGFRVPDLAREAGFEVDGRGRLVVDGTLSSVSHPEVIGVGDAAAVHRPDGLELRMACATGLPTTQYAIRTVAARLSGRVSKPLRFGYALQCVSLGRRDGLIQFVRGDDSPRELVLTGRLAARVKEAVVRGTVLFERHPTIPTSF from the coding sequence ATGGCAGAGCACATCGTGGTCGTCGGCGGCGGGTACACCGGACTGGCCGCCGCCAAGCTCCTCGCCCGCTGGACCGAAGCCGAGGTCACGCTGGTCAACGACCGTGACCGGTTCGTCGAACGGGTCCGCCTGCACGAGTTCGCGGCCGGCCGGACCCCGCACGACCTGCCGCTGACCGGCCTGCTCGACGGCACCGGCGTGCGGCTCGTCGTCGACCGCGTGACCCGGATCGACGCCGACACGCGCGAGATCACCCTGGAAACGGGCAGACTGCACTACGACCGGCTCGTGTACGCGTTGGGCAGCCGGGCCGATCTGGACTCGGTGCCCGGCGCCCGCGAGCACGCGTTCACCGTGGCGACCCGTGAAGAAGCGGAACGCCTGCGGGTGAACTTGACGACCGCGCGGTCCGTGGTCGTCATCGGCGGCGGCCTCACGGGGATCGAGGCCGCCGCCGAACTCGCCGAGGCGCACCCGCACCTGGCGGTCACGCTGGCGACCGGCGGCGTGTTCGGCGGGGCGCTGTCGGCCAAGGGCCGTCGACACCTGCGCCGCGTGTTCGACCGGCTGGGCGTGACCGTGGTCGACGACGCGCGGGTGACCGAGGTGCGCGCGGACGGTGTCGTGCTCGCCGACCGGGAGATCACCGCCGACACCGTCGTGTGGACGGCCGGGTTCCGTGTGCCGGACCTGGCGCGGGAAGCCGGGTTCGAGGTGGACGGCCGGGGCCGGCTGGTCGTCGACGGCACGCTGTCGTCGGTGTCGCACCCGGAGGTGATCGGGGTGGGCGACGCCGCCGCCGTGCACCGCCCGGACGGGCTCGAACTGCGGATGGCGTGCGCGACCGGACTGCCGACCACGCAGTACGCGATCCGCACGGTGGCCGCGCGGCTGAGCGGCCGGGTGAGCAAGCCGTTGCGGTTCGGCTACGCGCTCCAGTGCGTCAGCCTCGGCCGCCGCGACGGGTTGATCCAGTTCGTGCGCGGCGACGACTCGCCCCGCGAACTCGTGCTGACCGGCCGGCTCGCCGCCCGCGTGAAAGAGGCGGTCGTGCGGGGCACCGTCCTGTTCGAACGCCACCCGACGATCCCGACCTCGTTCTGA
- a CDS encoding sigma-70 family RNA polymerase sigma factor — MDRGEDLVRRLDDRWRGPLHGYVLRLVGGDHQKAEDVVQETLLRAWRHADELHPDQAGPWLYTVARNLVISGYRRRGAGEVPLGPDHLPPVADRVDQVLQNWQVAEALRALSDDHRAVVVELYYRRRTVAEAAAVLGVPSGTVKSRCFYALRALRDALEERGVTEP, encoded by the coding sequence GTGGACCGCGGCGAGGATCTGGTCAGGCGCCTGGACGACCGGTGGCGCGGTCCGCTGCACGGTTACGTCCTGCGCCTCGTCGGCGGTGACCACCAGAAAGCCGAGGACGTCGTCCAGGAGACGCTGCTGCGCGCCTGGCGACACGCCGACGAACTGCACCCCGACCAGGCCGGTCCCTGGCTGTACACGGTGGCGCGCAACCTGGTGATCTCCGGGTACCGCCGCCGGGGAGCCGGCGAGGTGCCGCTGGGACCCGACCACCTGCCGCCGGTCGCGGACCGCGTCGACCAGGTGCTCCAGAACTGGCAGGTCGCCGAGGCCCTGCGCGCGCTGAGCGACGACCACCGGGCCGTCGTGGTCGAGCTGTACTACCGCCGCCGCACGGTCGCGGAGGCGGCGGCGGTGCTGGGCGTCCCGTCCGGCACGGTCAAGTCGCGCTGCTTCTACGCCCTGCGCGCGCTGCGCGACGCATTGGAGGAACGGGGGGTGACCGAACCGTGA